GCAACAACAGCTACAGCAGCAAGGCCGGCAGTGGCAAGATACGCAACAGGAATACGCCAAAGCGCAGGACGCAGCCGAACAGCGTCTGAATGCCCTGACTCGTCAATCAGATGAACAGCGTGAAAAACTGGCCGCGCTTTCCAATCACGACACCAATACCTGGTTGCTGGCGCAGTCTGATTTTCTGGTCAAACTGGCCGCCAGAAAGTTATGGAGCGATAAAGATGTCACCACGGCAGGCGCGTTGCTGAAAAGCGCGGACGCCAGTCTGGCGGAAATGAACGATCCGAGCCTGATTGAAATCCGCCGCGCGTTGACCAGTGACATCAGTACGCTGGCAAGCATAAGCCAGATCGATTTCGATGGTATCATTCTTAAAGTGAACCAATTGACCGATCAGGTCGATAACTTGCGCCTTGCCAATAACGATACCGATAACGCGCCAATGGATGAAGACGGCACGGAACTGTCCGCCACGCTCAGCGAATGGCGGCAGAATCTCAGCAAAAGCTGGCATAACTTTCTGGCGGACTTCATTACCATTCGGCGCCGGGACAGCGCGGCAGAACCGCTGTTAGCCCCCAGTCAGGATGTTTATCTGCGCGAAAATATCCGTTCTCGTTTGCTGGTCGCTGCTCAGGCGATCCCGCGCCATCAGAATGAAGTGTATAAACAATCATTGGAAACCGCTTCCACGTGGGTAAGAGCGTATTTCGATACGGCCGATCCAACGACTCAGGCATTTCTGGAACAGCTTGATGCGCTGAGCCAACAATCGATCTCGATGGATGTGCCTGCTGAATTGCAAAGTCAGCCGCTGCTGGAAAAACTGATGCAAACCCGGGTTCGCAACTTACTGGCTCAGACGCCAGCGACGCAGCAGGAGGGCTGAACATGCTGAGAGTTTTGTTGCTGTTTCTGATCCTGATTGCGGGCGTGGTGCTCGGCCCGATGGTCGCTGGTCATCAAGGCTATGTACTGATTCAAACGCATAGCTACAACATTGAAACCAGCGTTACCGGGCTGGCGATCATGTTGGTATTGCTGTTCCTTGCCCTGCTGAGCGTTGAATGGGTGATCCGTCGTATTTTTCGTACCGGCGCACGCACACGTGGCTGGTTCCTCGGCCGTAAACGCAGCCGGGCCAGAAAACAGACCAAAGCCGCGTTGCTCAAACTGGTGGAAGGGGACTATTTGCAGGTCGAGAAATTACTGACGCGCAATGCCGATCATGCCGAACAACCGGTGGTCAACTACCTGCTCGCCGCAGAAGCCGCTCAGCAGCGTGGCGACGAATTTCGCACCAAACAGTATCTG
This is a stretch of genomic DNA from Brenneria rubrifaciens. It encodes these proteins:
- the hemX gene encoding uroporphyrinogen-III C-methyltransferase → MTEHNTPTAPSEEVAERVEPAHQPQEPEPQPARRTGILLGAIAIVIALALSGGLYYYGHQQAQQETAAIQRLESQLLSLQQQLQQQGRQWQDTQQEYAKAQDAAEQRLNALTRQSDEQREKLAALSNHDTNTWLLAQSDFLVKLAARKLWSDKDVTTAGALLKSADASLAEMNDPSLIEIRRALTSDISTLASISQIDFDGIILKVNQLTDQVDNLRLANNDTDNAPMDEDGTELSATLSEWRQNLSKSWHNFLADFITIRRRDSAAEPLLAPSQDVYLRENIRSRLLVAAQAIPRHQNEVYKQSLETASTWVRAYFDTADPTTQAFLEQLDALSQQSISMDVPAELQSQPLLEKLMQTRVRNLLAQTPATQQEG